In a genomic window of Salegentibacter salegens:
- the rpsB gene encoding 30S ribosomal protein S2: MANKVEVKELLDAGVHFGHLTRRWNPNMAPYIYMERNGIHIINLYKSAAKMQEAGDALAKIAASGRKILFVATKKQAKEIVAEQAEKANMPYITERWPGGMLTNFVTIRRAVKKMASIDRMKKDGTFNTLSKKERLQVDRLRAKLEKNLGSISDMSRLPGALFVVDITREHIAIKEAQKLNIPIFAMVDTNSDPREVEYVIPSNDDASKSINKVVSYVADSIVEGLSERKASKESTKKEKAEDEEKEPKAPKAAVKQPEAEAPSKDAEDKKAMQEAKKDVKLESKKETLDEASSNEEE; the protein is encoded by the coding sequence ATGGCAAACAAAGTAGAAGTAAAAGAATTACTTGATGCAGGTGTACATTTTGGACACCTTACAAGAAGATGGAACCCAAATATGGCCCCATATATCTATATGGAGCGTAATGGGATTCACATCATCAACTTATATAAGAGTGCTGCTAAAATGCAGGAGGCAGGTGATGCCCTTGCAAAAATTGCAGCCAGCGGTAGAAAAATACTTTTCGTAGCTACCAAGAAACAAGCTAAAGAAATAGTAGCCGAACAAGCTGAAAAAGCAAATATGCCATACATTACCGAGCGTTGGCCCGGTGGTATGCTTACCAACTTTGTAACTATTCGTAGAGCCGTTAAGAAAATGGCCTCTATTGATAGAATGAAGAAAGATGGTACTTTTAATACACTTTCTAAAAAAGAACGTCTTCAGGTAGATCGTTTAAGAGCTAAATTAGAAAAGAACCTTGGTTCTATTTCTGATATGAGCAGACTTCCAGGAGCGCTTTTTGTTGTTGATATTACTCGTGAACACATTGCTATTAAAGAAGCTCAAAAATTAAACATTCCAATTTTCGCTATGGTAGATACGAACTCAGATCCTCGTGAGGTTGAGTACGTAATTCCATCTAATGACGATGCTTCAAAGTCTATCAACAAAGTGGTTTCTTATGTTGCAGATTCTATTGTAGAAGGCCTTTCTGAAAGAAAAGCTTCTAAAGAATCTACTAAAAAAGAGAAAGCAGAAGATGAAGAAAAAGAGCCAAAAGCACCAAAGGCTGCTGTAAAGCAACCAGAAGCTGAAGCTCCTTCTAAAGATGCCGAAGACAAAAAGGCAATGCAAGAAGCCAAGAAAGATGTAAAACTTGAGTCTAAGAAAGAAACATTAGACGAAGCTTCATCTAACGAAGAAGAATAA
- the tsf gene encoding translation elongation factor Ts produces MAKITAAEVNKLRKSTGAGMMDCKKALVEADGDFDKAIEVLRKKGQKVAAKRADRDSAEGAAIAKVNDDNTKGVIISLNCETDFVAKNDDFVKMANSFADIALNVSSKEELLKADYNGISVQDKLTEQTGVIGEKIEIGAFKTLEAPFVGSYIHAGNKIAVITGLSKQTEGAEEAAKNVSMQAAAMNPIALNEEGVDQETINKEIEIAKDTLRQEGKPEDMLDKIAKGKIQRYFKDNTLVNQAFIKDGKQSVADYVKSVDSDLKVVAFERVALGE; encoded by the coding sequence ATGGCTAAGATAACCGCCGCAGAAGTAAACAAATTAAGAAAATCTACCGGTGCCGGTATGATGGATTGCAAAAAGGCACTTGTAGAGGCAGATGGTGATTTTGATAAAGCTATTGAAGTGCTTCGTAAAAAAGGTCAGAAAGTTGCTGCTAAGAGAGCCGATAGAGATTCAGCTGAAGGTGCTGCAATTGCTAAAGTGAATGATGATAATACTAAAGGTGTTATTATCTCTCTTAACTGTGAAACCGACTTTGTTGCTAAAAACGATGATTTCGTAAAAATGGCCAACAGCTTCGCAGACATCGCTCTTAACGTTTCTTCAAAAGAAGAATTACTTAAGGCAGATTACAACGGGATTTCAGTTCAAGATAAATTAACTGAGCAAACCGGTGTAATTGGCGAAAAAATAGAAATTGGTGCTTTTAAAACTTTAGAAGCTCCTTTCGTAGGTTCTTATATTCACGCAGGTAATAAAATTGCTGTAATCACAGGTCTTTCAAAACAAACTGAAGGTGCTGAGGAAGCTGCAAAAAATGTTTCTATGCAAGCTGCTGCTATGAATCCAATTGCACTTAACGAAGAAGGTGTAGACCAGGAAACTATAAACAAAGAAATTGAGATCGCTAAAGATACCCTTCGCCAGGAAGGAAAACCTGAAGATATGCTAGACAAAATAGCAAAGGGAAAAATTCAGCGTTATTTCAAAGACAACACTTTGGTTAACCAGGCTTTTATCAAAGACGGGAAACAAAGCGTTGCAGATTACGTAAAATCTGTAGATTCAGATCTTAAAGTTGTAGCTTTTGAAAGAGTTGCTTTAGGAGAGTAA
- a CDS encoding tRNA1(Val) (adenine(37)-N6)-methyltransferase, with protein sequence MSEKAFQFKEFSIEQDRCAMKIGTDGVLLGAWASMEHQPNSILDIGTGTGLIALMLAQRSPALLIDALEIDEDAYEQAVDNFEQSNWGDRLFCYHAAFDEFVEEMQDEEKYELIISNPPFYSEDYTSENASRNKARFAEALPFSELVEGVSKLLHPQGEFNTIIPHKEETDFITLAREFGLFPKKITRVRGNETSAIKRSLLSFNFKKEQPEKNELIIEISRHNYTDAYKKLVKDFYLKL encoded by the coding sequence ATGTCAGAAAAAGCATTTCAGTTTAAAGAATTTAGCATAGAACAAGATCGTTGCGCTATGAAAATTGGCACCGACGGCGTTTTACTCGGGGCCTGGGCTTCCATGGAGCACCAACCCAACAGTATTCTTGATATTGGCACGGGAACCGGCTTAATCGCATTAATGCTCGCACAACGCTCTCCTGCCCTTCTTATTGATGCTTTGGAAATTGACGAAGATGCTTATGAACAGGCTGTAGATAATTTTGAACAAAGCAATTGGGGAGACCGGCTGTTTTGTTATCACGCCGCTTTTGATGAGTTTGTTGAAGAAATGCAGGATGAAGAGAAATATGAACTCATAATTTCCAATCCGCCATTTTATTCTGAAGATTATACTTCAGAAAACGCGAGTAGAAATAAAGCCCGTTTTGCTGAAGCTTTACCTTTTTCAGAATTAGTTGAAGGTGTATCAAAACTGCTTCATCCCCAAGGGGAATTCAACACGATTATTCCACATAAAGAGGAAACAGATTTTATAACTCTGGCCAGGGAATTTGGTCTTTTTCCGAAGAAAATAACAAGGGTACGTGGCAATGAAACATCAGCAATAAAGAGAAGTTTGCTAAGCTTCAATTTTAAAAAGGAGCAGCCAGAAAAAAATGAACTTATCATTGAAATTTCACGGCATAATTATACAGATGCTTATAAAAAGCTTGTAAAAGACTTCTATCTTAAATTATAA
- a CDS encoding acyl-CoA dehydrogenase family protein — protein MRTDNFQAPDYYNIDELLTDEHKIVRDAAREWVKREVSPIIEDAAQKAEFPKSIISGLAEIGAFGPYIPEEYGGAGLDQISYGLIMQEIERGDSGVRSTASVQSSLVMFPIYKYGTEEQRKKYLPKLASGEFMGCFGLTEPDHGSNPSGMTTNFKDKGDHYLLNGAKMWISNAPFADVAVVWAKDENGRIHGLIVERGMEGFSTPETHNKWSLRASATGELIFDNVKVPKENLMPNKSGLGAPLGCLDSARYGIAWGAIGAAMDCYDTALRYAKERVQFDKPIAGTQLQQKKLAEMITEITKAQLMAWRLGVLKNEGKATSAQISMAKRNNVEMAIKIAREARQVLGGMGITGEYSIMRHMMNLESVITYEGTHDIHLLITGMDITGIPAFQ, from the coding sequence ATGAGAACAGATAACTTCCAGGCTCCCGATTATTATAATATTGATGAGCTGCTAACCGATGAACATAAAATAGTTCGCGACGCCGCTCGAGAATGGGTAAAACGCGAAGTTTCCCCAATAATTGAAGATGCTGCTCAAAAAGCAGAATTTCCTAAATCTATAATTAGCGGTTTAGCCGAAATTGGTGCTTTTGGCCCGTATATTCCGGAAGAATATGGCGGTGCCGGTCTTGATCAAATCTCATACGGACTTATTATGCAGGAAATTGAACGTGGGGACAGTGGCGTGCGTTCTACCGCCTCTGTGCAAAGTTCTCTGGTAATGTTTCCTATTTATAAATACGGTACCGAGGAACAGCGTAAAAAATACTTGCCAAAATTAGCTTCTGGAGAATTTATGGGCTGCTTTGGGCTTACCGAACCAGATCACGGCTCTAACCCCAGTGGGATGACCACCAATTTTAAAGATAAAGGCGACCACTATTTGCTAAATGGGGCAAAAATGTGGATCTCCAATGCGCCTTTTGCCGATGTTGCAGTAGTTTGGGCAAAAGATGAAAATGGCCGTATTCACGGACTTATCGTGGAAAGAGGAATGGAAGGTTTTTCTACCCCTGAAACTCATAATAAATGGTCACTTCGTGCCAGCGCAACTGGCGAACTTATTTTTGACAACGTAAAAGTGCCAAAAGAGAATTTAATGCCGAATAAAAGCGGACTGGGTGCTCCATTAGGTTGTCTTGATTCTGCCCGCTACGGTATTGCCTGGGGAGCCATAGGTGCAGCAATGGATTGCTATGATACCGCCTTGCGCTATGCAAAGGAGCGGGTTCAGTTTGATAAACCAATTGCCGGCACGCAACTTCAGCAGAAAAAATTGGCAGAAATGATCACTGAGATCACTAAAGCACAGCTTATGGCATGGAGACTTGGTGTTCTTAAAAACGAAGGAAAAGCAACTTCGGCTCAAATCTCTATGGCCAAAAGAAATAATGTGGAAATGGCTATAAAAATAGCCCGCGAAGCGAGACAGGTTTTAGGTGGAATGGGAATTACCGGCGAATACAGTATTATGCGACATATGATGAACCTGGAAAGTGTAATTACTTACGAAGGCACACACGATATTCATCTTTTAATTACAGGAATGGATATTACAGGAATTCCAGCTTTTCAGTAA
- a CDS encoding DUF3050 domain-containing protein has protein sequence MGEKIRIDEVNKALQPKINQLLEHSLYQKITTPEHLQIFMEHHVFAVWDFMSLLTALQEKLTKTTNPWVPVGNPETRYLINEIVLAEETDVNYFGKHQSHFEMYLDAMEKSGSDTGRIKDFLLQVTHGTDIFLLIAATKLPHNIKIFLKNTFEVITEGKSHKIASAFTFGREGLIPGMFTSIIENVQQNFPKEDLSLFKYYFDRHIELDGDEHGPMAFKMVEELCGNDDEKWEEAQQIAEEALDARLELWRGIEEEISENIDSKNLQTI, from the coding sequence ATGGGAGAAAAAATTAGAATAGACGAGGTAAATAAGGCATTACAACCTAAAATAAACCAACTTTTAGAACATTCCTTATATCAAAAAATAACCACTCCAGAGCATCTTCAAATCTTTATGGAGCATCACGTTTTTGCTGTGTGGGATTTTATGTCTTTGCTTACCGCTTTACAGGAAAAACTTACCAAAACCACCAATCCGTGGGTGCCTGTGGGCAATCCCGAAACCCGTTATTTAATCAACGAAATCGTACTTGCTGAAGAAACCGATGTTAATTATTTCGGAAAACATCAAAGTCATTTTGAGATGTATCTTGACGCAATGGAAAAAAGTGGATCGGATACCGGCAGGATAAAAGATTTTTTGCTGCAGGTAACCCACGGCACCGACATCTTTTTATTGATTGCTGCCACAAAACTTCCCCATAACATTAAAATATTCCTGAAAAATACTTTTGAAGTAATTACCGAAGGAAAATCCCATAAAATAGCTTCTGCCTTTACTTTTGGCCGCGAAGGCTTAATTCCCGGGATGTTTACTTCAATTATAGAAAACGTGCAACAGAATTTTCCAAAAGAAGATTTAAGCCTTTTTAAGTATTATTTTGATCGTCACATAGAATTAGATGGCGATGAGCACGGTCCCATGGCTTTTAAAATGGTTGAAGAACTTTGCGGAAATGATGATGAAAAATGGGAAGAAGCACAGCAAATTGCTGAAGAAGCGCTAGATGCCAGGCTGGAACTCTGGCGAGGTATTGAAGAAGAAATCTCAGAAAATATAGATTCCAAGAACTTGCAAACGATTTAA
- a CDS encoding 2Fe-2S iron-sulfur cluster-binding protein yields the protein MSDIKITIIDREGEAHVVDAPTDMNMNLMEVVRSYELAAEGTIGICGGMAMCASCQCYILNFEHMLPEQSIEEEDMLDQAFFVQDNSRLSCQIPITEELDGLEVKIAPEAP from the coding sequence ATGTCTGATATAAAAATAACCATTATAGACAGGGAAGGGGAAGCCCACGTGGTAGACGCTCCAACAGATATGAATATGAACCTTATGGAAGTGGTTCGCTCTTATGAGCTTGCTGCGGAAGGTACAATTGGCATCTGTGGTGGTATGGCGATGTGCGCCTCCTGCCAGTGCTATATTCTCAATTTTGAGCATATGCTACCCGAACAAAGTATTGAAGAGGAAGATATGCTGGATCAGGCATTCTTTGTGCAAGATAACAGCCGCTTAAGCTGCCAAATTCCCATTACTGAAGAATTAGATGGTTTAGAAGTAAAAATTGCTCCTGAAGCTCCTTAA
- a CDS encoding NAD(P)/FAD-dependent oxidoreductase, with amino-acid sequence MIKTDILIIGAGPTGLFAVFEAGLLKLKCHLIDALPQPGGQCSEIYPKKPIYDIPGFPEVLAGDLVTNLMEQIKPFEPGFTLGERAQTIDKQEDGSFIVTTNKGTKHHAPVVVIAGGLGSFEPRKPPIANITDFEDKGVAYIIREPEDYRDKKVVIAGGGDSALDWAIYLADVASEVSLVHRRNEFRGALDSVEKVEELSKIGKINLITNAEVTDLKGEDELESVVITHKASASEKEIKDTDYFIPLFGLSPKLGPIADWGLEIEKNAIKVDNAYDYQTNIPGVYAIGDVNTYPGKLKLILCGFHEAAIMCQSAYQRIFPDKKYVMKYTTVSGVSGFDGSKKEAKKEVVKSIN; translated from the coding sequence ATGATTAAAACCGATATACTTATAATTGGCGCAGGGCCAACAGGCCTTTTTGCGGTTTTTGAAGCAGGATTATTAAAGTTAAAATGCCATTTAATAGATGCGCTCCCACAACCGGGCGGGCAGTGTTCCGAAATTTATCCTAAAAAACCTATTTACGATATTCCGGGGTTTCCCGAAGTATTGGCTGGAGATCTCGTGACCAATTTAATGGAACAAATAAAACCTTTTGAACCTGGATTTACCCTTGGGGAAAGAGCCCAGACAATAGATAAACAGGAAGATGGTAGTTTTATTGTTACTACCAATAAAGGAACAAAACACCACGCCCCGGTGGTAGTAATTGCCGGTGGCCTGGGAAGTTTTGAGCCAAGAAAACCACCAATTGCGAATATTACCGATTTTGAAGATAAAGGCGTGGCTTATATTATTCGGGAACCGGAAGATTATCGCGATAAAAAAGTGGTAATTGCCGGTGGGGGTGATTCAGCATTAGATTGGGCTATTTATTTAGCCGATGTTGCTTCAGAAGTTTCGCTGGTACACCGAAGAAATGAATTCCGTGGCGCTTTAGATTCTGTGGAAAAGGTAGAAGAGCTTTCAAAAATTGGAAAGATCAACCTTATTACCAATGCTGAGGTAACCGATCTTAAAGGAGAAGATGAACTGGAAAGTGTAGTAATTACGCACAAAGCTTCTGCTTCAGAAAAAGAGATAAAGGACACTGATTATTTTATTCCTTTATTCGGGCTTTCACCTAAATTAGGGCCTATTGCAGATTGGGGACTGGAAATTGAAAAAAATGCAATTAAAGTTGATAATGCTTACGATTATCAAACCAATATTCCCGGCGTTTATGCTATTGGAGATGTAAACACTTATCCAGGTAAGTTAAAGTTGATACTTTGTGGTTTCCACGAAGCGGCCATTATGTGCCAGAGTGCTTACCAACGTATTTTTCCAGATAAGAAATATGTGATGAAATATACCACCGTAAGTGGCGTAAGCGGATTTGACGGCAGTAAGAAAGAAGCGAAAAAAGAAGTTGTAAAAAGTATAAATTAA
- a CDS encoding NifU family protein: MTSEEVKLNVEKALAEIRPFLESDGGNISLISIENDRLVKVRLEGACVDCTVNQMTLKSGVEMTIKKYVPQIESVINIQR; encoded by the coding sequence ATGACGAGCGAAGAAGTAAAATTAAATGTAGAAAAGGCCCTAGCCGAAATTCGTCCGTTTCTGGAAAGTGACGGGGGTAATATTTCCCTGATCTCTATTGAGAACGATCGCCTGGTTAAAGTGCGTTTGGAAGGCGCATGTGTAGATTGCACAGTAAACCAGATGACCTTAAAATCTGGGGTAGAAATGACAATTAAAAAATATGTGCCACAAATAGAAAGTGTGATCAATATTCAAAGGTAA
- a CDS encoding Mrp/NBP35 family ATP-binding protein: MKLDRKEILKSLETISVAGEGKNMVESGAVQNVMTFGDEVVVDLVLQTPALHIKKRAEVDVMKAIHEHVEQKAKVKVNIKIESTSKKPEIKGKAIPGISNIIAVASGKGGVGKSTVTANLAVTLSKMGFKVGILDADIYGPSIPMMFDVEASRPLSVNVDGKSKMKPVENYGIKILSIGFFTQPNQAVIWRGPMASKALNQMIFDAAWGELDFLLVDLPPGTGDIHLSIMQSLPVTGSVIVSTPQNVALADAKKGVAMFRQESINVPVLGIIENMAYFTPEELPENKYYIFGREGAKNLAKDIDAPFLGEIPLVQSLRESGDIGRPAAMQESTPLQAAFEEITRGMVQETVNRNKSLPPTEAIKITTMAGCSAVNKK, from the coding sequence ATGAAGTTAGACAGAAAAGAAATATTAAAATCGCTGGAAACTATTTCTGTAGCCGGAGAAGGCAAAAATATGGTAGAAAGCGGGGCTGTTCAAAATGTAATGACTTTTGGTGATGAGGTGGTTGTAGACCTGGTTTTACAAACTCCTGCTTTGCATATTAAAAAGCGGGCAGAAGTAGATGTGATGAAGGCAATTCACGAACATGTAGAACAAAAAGCCAAAGTTAAAGTAAATATTAAAATAGAGTCTACCTCTAAAAAGCCAGAAATAAAAGGGAAAGCTATTCCCGGAATTTCAAATATTATCGCCGTTGCTTCTGGAAAAGGTGGTGTAGGTAAATCTACGGTAACTGCTAATCTCGCGGTAACTTTATCTAAAATGGGCTTTAAAGTCGGGATTTTAGATGCCGATATTTATGGGCCGTCTATCCCTATGATGTTTGATGTAGAAGCCTCAAGACCACTTTCAGTGAATGTGGATGGAAAATCTAAAATGAAACCTGTAGAAAACTACGGAATAAAGATTCTTTCTATCGGGTTCTTTACCCAACCAAATCAGGCGGTGATATGGCGTGGGCCAATGGCTTCTAAAGCTTTAAATCAAATGATTTTTGATGCTGCCTGGGGCGAGTTAGATTTTCTTTTGGTAGATCTTCCACCGGGAACAGGAGATATACATCTTTCAATTATGCAATCACTTCCTGTCACGGGATCGGTGATTGTAAGTACTCCCCAAAATGTGGCTTTAGCCGATGCTAAAAAGGGAGTGGCAATGTTCCGCCAGGAAAGTATTAATGTTCCGGTGTTGGGAATAATAGAGAATATGGCGTATTTTACGCCCGAAGAACTTCCTGAAAATAAATATTATATCTTCGGAAGAGAAGGTGCTAAGAACCTTGCAAAAGATATTGATGCCCCATTTTTAGGAGAAATTCCGCTAGTACAAAGCTTAAGAGAATCTGGAGATATTGGCCGTCCTGCAGCTATGCAGGAGTCAACACCCCTGCAAGCAGCTTTTGAAGAAATTACCCGCGGGATGGTTCAGGAAACAGTAAATAGAAACAAAAGTCTGCCTCCAACTGAAGCGATTAAGATCACTACAATGGCAGGATGCAGTGCAGTTAATAAAAAATAA
- a CDS encoding MGMT family protein encodes MEEKNFFERVYEVARQIPKGKVTSYGAIAKSVGAAKSARMVGYAMNSAKDLDDVPAHRVVNRNGLLTGKSHFGDHSAMQQMLTAEGITVKDNKVQDFEKHFWDPQEDFR; translated from the coding sequence TTGGAAGAAAAGAACTTTTTTGAAAGGGTTTATGAAGTAGCGAGACAAATTCCAAAAGGGAAAGTGACTTCTTACGGCGCTATCGCAAAAAGCGTAGGTGCCGCAAAAAGTGCAAGAATGGTAGGTTATGCAATGAATTCAGCAAAAGATCTTGACGATGTGCCTGCGCATCGGGTGGTAAATAGAAACGGACTCCTTACCGGGAAAAGTCATTTTGGAGATCATAGCGCGATGCAACAAATGCTAACTGCTGAAGGAATTACAGTAAAAGATAATAAAGTTCAGGATTTTGAAAAGCACTTTTGGGATCCGCAGGAAGATTTCAGATAA
- a CDS encoding LysE family translocator, with amino-acid sequence MEETKLFLITYFAALLGVIPPGLVNMTVAKTCVEKGKKNGLYVALGATIVVIIQATVAVLLAKYIFGNEFVQNILLRAGLVIFILLAVYFFIQAKKRGGIEHKSRKANSNSIFKGMLVAALNIFPVPYFVAIAGALHIGVGATYDWSRIIAFILAASMGSFTTLYVYVLSFIRIEKQAEAFSKYSNYFMTALMLILVIVTLLRIYYS; translated from the coding sequence TTGGAGGAAACAAAACTTTTTCTAATTACTTATTTCGCGGCCTTACTTGGGGTAATACCTCCCGGTTTGGTGAATATGACCGTGGCTAAAACCTGTGTTGAAAAAGGAAAGAAAAACGGACTTTACGTTGCGTTGGGTGCCACCATTGTAGTGATTATTCAGGCAACAGTGGCCGTGCTACTCGCTAAATATATATTCGGAAATGAATTTGTTCAGAATATTTTATTACGCGCTGGCCTGGTAATATTTATTCTGCTGGCTGTTTACTTTTTTATTCAGGCAAAGAAACGCGGCGGCATAGAACATAAATCCCGCAAAGCAAACTCCAACAGTATTTTTAAAGGAATGCTTGTGGCGGCCCTAAATATTTTTCCCGTTCCTTATTTTGTAGCTATAGCAGGAGCCCTGCATATTGGTGTTGGTGCCACGTACGATTGGTCCCGAATTATAGCCTTTATTCTGGCTGCATCTATGGGAAGTTTTACCACACTATATGTTTACGTACTTTCCTTTATTAGAATTGAAAAACAAGCGGAAGCATTTTCAAAATACTCCAATTACTTTATGACGGCCTTAATGCTTATTTTGGTAATTGTAACACTTTTAAGAATTTATTACTCTTAG
- the trmB gene encoding tRNA (guanosine(46)-N7)-methyltransferase TrmB, with protein MGSKNKLRRFRENETFENVIQPSREELEKDQFSLKGNWNKDFFKNDHPIVLELGCGKGEYTIGLSKQDSGKNFIGIDIKGARFWRGAKTAIEDNLENVAFLRTQIELIDRVFAENEVDEIWITFPDPQIKYKRTKHRLTNTEFLQKYKHILKPEGVVNLKTDSEFMHGYTLGLLHGEGHEIIYAHHDIYKNEYSPKAVREIQTFYEKQYLDRGKPITYIQFRIK; from the coding sequence GTGGGAAGTAAGAATAAATTAAGACGATTCAGGGAGAACGAAACATTTGAAAATGTGATACAACCCTCCCGGGAAGAGCTGGAGAAAGATCAGTTCAGTTTAAAAGGAAATTGGAATAAAGATTTTTTTAAAAATGATCATCCTATCGTTTTGGAATTGGGCTGCGGAAAAGGAGAATACACCATTGGCCTTTCTAAGCAGGATTCAGGAAAAAATTTTATTGGAATAGATATTAAAGGAGCCCGATTTTGGCGGGGAGCAAAGACCGCGATAGAAGACAATCTGGAAAACGTTGCATTTTTAAGGACTCAAATTGAATTAATAGATCGCGTTTTTGCTGAAAATGAAGTAGACGAGATCTGGATCACTTTCCCCGATCCGCAAATTAAATACAAGCGCACCAAACACCGCTTAACCAATACCGAATTTCTTCAAAAATACAAGCACATTCTTAAACCTGAAGGAGTAGTAAATCTTAAAACCGATAGCGAATTTATGCACGGTTACACCTTGGGGCTGCTTCACGGCGAAGGTCACGAAATTATATATGCGCATCACGATATTTATAAAAATGAATATTCTCCAAAAGCAGTTAGGGAAATTCAAACTTTCTATGAAAAACAGTATCTTGACCGCGGAAAACCTATAACTTACATTCAATTTAGGATAAAATAA
- a CDS encoding glycosyltransferase, whose protein sequence is MQKKRILVAVLNWGLGHATRSIPIINELLKHNFEVYIASDGAALKLLQKEFPSIKAFELPSYNISYSKSASSFKWKLFTETPGILKAIKLERKAIKELTKAYNFNGIISDNRFGCRHENITSVFITHQLSVLSGNTTYLSSKLHQKYISNFDECWIPDTPGNNNLSGIMGHLKEVPANVKYIGPLSRFNKVLKQKKYDYAVILSGPEPQRTLLEEKLLSSFQNSDKKIILVRGIMTEKTISSVNHNLEIKNYLTTKDLEEVILGSEIVICRSGYSSIMDLAKLEKKVFFIPTPGQYEQKYLAERFMKLGIAPYCKQEDFDISKLDDLKDFSGFSILDFSVNFRDIFALFQGK, encoded by the coding sequence ATGCAGAAGAAACGAATTTTAGTGGCGGTTTTAAATTGGGGGCTTGGTCACGCCACACGTTCTATTCCTATTATCAATGAACTACTGAAGCATAATTTCGAAGTGTATATCGCATCTGATGGTGCAGCGCTTAAACTACTACAAAAGGAATTTCCCTCCATTAAAGCTTTTGAACTTCCCTCCTATAATATTTCTTATAGCAAATCTGCGAGTTCTTTTAAATGGAAATTATTTACTGAAACTCCAGGTATTCTAAAAGCGATAAAACTGGAAAGAAAGGCGATTAAAGAACTCACTAAAGCTTATAACTTTAATGGAATAATCTCTGATAACCGATTTGGATGCCGACATGAAAACATCACTTCTGTTTTTATCACACACCAGTTAAGTGTGCTAAGCGGAAATACCACCTATTTAAGTAGCAAATTACATCAAAAATATATTTCCAACTTTGATGAATGCTGGATTCCCGATACTCCCGGCAATAATAATTTAAGTGGAATAATGGGTCATTTAAAAGAAGTACCTGCAAACGTAAAATACATTGGGCCGCTTAGCCGATTTAATAAGGTTTTAAAACAAAAAAAATATGATTATGCCGTGATCTTATCGGGCCCGGAACCGCAACGAACTTTGCTTGAAGAAAAACTGCTTAGCTCTTTTCAAAATTCAGATAAAAAAATAATTCTTGTAAGAGGAATTATGACTGAAAAAACTATTTCTTCAGTAAATCACAATCTAGAAATTAAAAATTATTTAACTACAAAAGACCTGGAAGAGGTGATTCTAGGCAGTGAAATTGTTATATGCCGTTCAGGCTATTCGAGTATCATGGATTTGGCTAAATTGGAGAAGAAAGTATTTTTTATTCCCACTCCCGGCCAATACGAACAGAAATATTTGGCTGAACGTTTTATGAAGCTAGGAATAGCTCCTTATTGCAAACAAGAAGATTTTGACATTTCAAAACTTGATGATTTAAAAGATTTTTCGGGCTTCAGCATTCTAGATTTCAGTGTTAATTTCAGGGATATTTTTGCTCTTTTCCAGGGTAAATGA